Proteins from a single region of Oncorhynchus kisutch isolate 150728-3 unplaced genomic scaffold, Okis_V2 Okis01b-Okis20b_hom, whole genome shotgun sequence:
- the LOC116358918 gene encoding mitoferrin-2, which produces MEANGFVSRRVDTPSVDAGVAAGAAGADIRWLGGRILDATEGFVGGLSPPRITAEPDFTAVLQLRAAPEPTVAATETEIDYEGLPQGVATSTHMLAGAVAGIMEHCLMYPIDCVKTRMQSLQPEPGARYRNVMDALRQIVRTEGVWRPVRGLNVMAIGAGPAHALYFACYEKLKFSLSNVVHPGANSHFANGMAGCMATVLHDAIMNPAEVVKQRMQMYNSPYRGVSDCVGSIWRREGPGAFYRSYTTQLTMNVPFQALHFMTYEYLQELLNPHRQYNPSSHVISGALAGAIAAAATTPLDVCKTLLNTQEALAVHAEVPGALGVGASVGTASATGGRHISGLGEAFRTVYRMGGGAAFFKGVQARIIYQMPSTAISWSVYEFFKYVITKRQYERRLHHRDGEK; this is translated from the exons ATGGAAGCGAATGGTTTCGTGTCCAGGCGGGTGGACACACCAAGCGTCGATGCCGGGGTTGCTGCTGGAGCTGCAGGGGCAGACATTCGATGGCTCGGCGGGAGGATTTTGGATGCTACGGAGGGGTTTGTTGGTGGTCTGTCACCGCCACGGATAACAGCGGAACCGGACTTTACTGCGGTGTTGCAACTCCGAGCAGCCCCAGAGCCCACGGTGGCTGCTACGGAGACCGAAATAGACTACGAGGGGCTCCCCCAGGGTGTAGCCACCAGTACACACATGTTAGCCGGCGCCGTGGCTGGCATCATGGAACACTGCCTAATGTATCCCATCGACTGTGTTAAG acgCGGATGCAGAGCCTGCAGCCCGAGCCGGGGGCGCGTTACCGTAACGTGATGGACGCGCTACGTCAGATCGTGCGTACCGAGGGGGTGTGGCGACCTGTGAGGGGGCTGAACGTCATGGCGATAGGGGCGGGGCCAGCCCATGCTCTGTACTTTGCCTGTTATGAGAAACTCAAGTTCTCACTCAGCAACGTGGTCCACCCGGGAGCTAACAGCCACTTTGCTAATG GAATGGCAGGCTGCATGGCCACTGTACTCCATGATGCAATCATGAACCCAGCAGAAg TGGTGAAGCAGCGTATGCAGATGTACAACTCCCCGTACCGCGGCGTGTCTGACTGCGTGGGCTCCATCTGGAGGCGTGAGGGCCCCGGGGCCTTCTACCGCTCCTACACCACCCAGCTGACCATGAACGTCCCCTTCCAGGCTCTCCACTTCATGACCTACGAGTACCTCCAGGAGCTGCTCAACCCCCACAGACAGTACAACCCCTCCTCTCACGTCATCTCTGGGGCGCTTGCTGGGGCCATTGCTGCCGCCGCCACCACCCCGCTGGATGTCTGTAAGACCCTCCTCAACACCCAGGAGGCCCTAGCGGTCCATGCTGAGGTCCCAGGAGCGCTGGGGGTTGGAGCGAGTGTAGGGACGGCGTCTGCCACTGGGGGGCGCCACATCTCGGGGTTAGGGGAGGCGTTCCGGACTGTGTACAGGATGGGGGGTGGGGCGGCGTTCTTTAAGGGCGTCCAGGCCAGGATCATCTATCAGATGCCCTCCACCGCCATCAGCTGGTCCGTCTACGAGTTCTTCAAATACGTCATCACTAAGCGCCAGTACGAGAGAAGGCTGCACCACCGAGacggagagaagtag